From one Neofelis nebulosa isolate mNeoNeb1 chromosome 4, mNeoNeb1.pri, whole genome shotgun sequence genomic stretch:
- the LOC131508325 gene encoding small ubiquitin-related modifier 2-like has product MVNEKPKEGVKTEKNDHINLKVLGQDASVIKKIKNKKKIKRHTTLSKLMEACCQPQGLSIRQIRFSFERQPASETDIPTQLEIEEEDKTDVFQQQTEGVY; this is encoded by the exons ATGGTCAATGAAAAGCCCAAGGAAGGAGTCAAGACTGAGAAAAATGATCATATTAATTTGAAGGTGTTGGGTCAGGATGCTTCTGTG atcaaaaaaataaaaaataaaaaaaagattaagaggcATACAACACTTAGCAAACTAATGGAAGCCTGCTGTCAACCACAGGGTTTGTCTATAAGGCAGATCAGATTCTCATTTGAAAGACAGCCAGCCAGTGAAACAGACATACCCACACAGTTGGAAATAGAGGAGGAAGATAAAACTGATGTGTTCCAGCAGCAGACAGAAGGTGTCTACTAA